From Hermetia illucens chromosome 6, iHerIll2.2.curated.20191125, whole genome shotgun sequence, one genomic window encodes:
- the LOC119659236 gene encoding protein-cysteine N-palmitoyltransferase Rasp produces the protein MKCRAWQLCVYDEQSSHKMTVPLPRYEVAIYFIIYGVFLLYGIANIFSLRNDLIANTQYSFTSGWSIIGRKRDDSNDEWENFKLFLWRNFSWYFAHISLTEACRFLEPTLIPVAHSVLGLAFILATYQTQTVLTILCQLLTFYLVSRYFRKSIVWALACIWIAVINILKNSSKLYQHDTYVEYYEMLIALSWCILKCLSFCLSKIRHRDDDKLIGSFNLVNYFGYCLYFPTFICGPFMIYERYKGCISNSVATIEELEYRAKSLLRNGARIIGWLLFTDFALHFIYVFYLEQNITVVKSLNPWALYGFGYLMGQFFHCHYVVSYGIGITMAKFDRMDPPSQPKCIGRIHFYSDMWKYFDQGLYEFLFIYIYCSLCSKTGPRYKKVFASIVTFIFIFIWHGFYDYVLIWTVLNFVCLSVENVFKYFVKTAFYANLVRNFNFKNQKRIYALIGSQIFIPSSISNFYFFAGVDVGNYFMQRTYQSGLFNYLALSVCCYCIFQSAEFINEYDSHGIRSV, from the exons ACTTAATCGCGAATACGCAATATAGTTTCACTAGTGGATGGTCAATAATCGGAAGAAAGCGAGACGATTCCAATGACGAATGGgagaatttcaaattatttctgTGGAGAAACTTTTCGTGGTATTTCGCGcatatttctttaacggaagcCTGTCGCTTCCTGGAACCGACG CTTATTCCTGTTGCACATTCCGTACTTGGACTTGCCTTTATACTTGCCACATATCAAACACAAACCGTCCTTACAATTCTATGCCAGTTGTTAACATTTTACTTAGTTTCACGTTATTTTCGGAAAAGCATTGTTTGGGCCCTTGCCTGTATTTGGATAGCTGTGATAAATATCTTGAAAAATAGTTCAAAACTATATCAACATGATACGTACGTGGAATACTATGAAATGCTTATAGCACTTTCTTGGTGCATTTTGAAATGTTTAAGTTTTTGCTTAAGTAAAATTCGACATCGAGATGATGACAAACTGATTGGATCATTCAATCTCGTCAACTACTTTGGATATTGCTTGTACTTTCCAACGTTCATTTGTGGTCCATTCATGATTTATGAACGCTACAAGGGTTGTATTAGCAACTCTGTTGCGACCATCGAAGAGTTGGAATACCGGGCGAAGTCATTGCTCCGAAATGGAGCGCGGATAATTGGATGGCTACTATTCACAGACTTTGCTCTTCATTTTATATATGTTTTCTATCTGGAGCAAAATATAACG GTTGTAAAATCTTTGAATCCTTGGGCATTGTATGGTTTCGGCTACCTCATGGGACAATTCTTCCATTGTCACTACGTAGTTTCCTATGGGATTGGAATCACAATGGCTAAGTTCGACAGAATGGATCCTCCAAGTCAACCGAAATGTATTGGGAGGATACATTTCTATTCAGACATGTGGAAGTATTTCGACCAAGGCCTGTATGAATTTTTGTTTAT ATACATCTATTGCTCACTATGTTCAAAAACCGGTCCTCGATATAAAAAGGTTTTTGCAAGCATAGTTACGTTCATTTTCATATTCATATGGCACGGATTCTATGATTACGTGCTTATCTGGACCGTGTTGAATTTCGTGTGCCTCAGTGTTGAGAAtgtattcaaatattttgttaaGACCGCATTCTACGCAAACCTGGTTcggaatttcaattttaaaaatcaaaaacgaaTTTATGCTCTGATTGGTTCGCAAATTTTCAtaccttcatcgatttcaaactTTTACTTTTTCGCTGGAGTGGACGTTGGAAACTACTTCATGCAACGAACGTACCAAAGTGGACTTTTCAACTATCTCGCATTAAGTGTTTGCTGCTATTGCATATTTCAAAGTGCCGAGTTTATAAATGAATATGATTCCCACGGGATCCGGTCTGTGTGA
- the LOC119660101 gene encoding uncharacterized protein LOC119660101, giving the protein MDNLPSTVDLNAYKAYINEETIYSVTNKFLNSIDLKWESQSPPTLRIIVLNSIILNWHEVPILSEIPKQADKNYILENLDVNLPIKLLSTHIREDIFWNRCFRNRWRNCFPENANKRWISSYMEKDLAEMLENLEPCNYDQEEMQRILEIAAPYIEELNISCLQPSMDDKTDHVPFDFILSNLTELNKLHVSYIAKKIGTNFYLGCSSMSPNDATNLCRGLQKTYDLLEFCLHSTKLDLPMIKAFARSLDKGCPNLTSLNLTNCCVGDNGFVEFIQVLSSESFVNLKRLILTNNFFSQKTALYLSKMIRNRRIEHLDISLNPIGSEGAATIFSVVHKLPIKFLNISACSITETIEKLLLKLLVDNKTLFHFNISNNELGNELGMNIYRIIGFNKVLKCLDLRNTNIQTKLRKDITSVLFQNKDRL; this is encoded by the exons ATGGACAACCTTCCAAGTACAGTTGACCTTAACGCATATAAAGCGTATATAAACGAAGAGACAATTTACTCAGTCACAAACAAGTTTCTTAACTCTATAGATCTCAAGTGGGAATCACAGAGCCCTCCAACTCTTCGCATTATAGTTCTCAACAGTATAATTTTAAATTGGCATG AGGTCCCTATTCTATCAGAAATTCCAAAACAAGCCGATAAAAACTACATCCTGGAAAATCTCgatgtaaatttgccaataaaACTTCTCAGCACTCATATCAGGGAAGATATTTTCTGGAACCGATGCTTTCGAAATCGCTGGAGAAACTGCTTTCCAGAGAACGCCAATAAGAGATGGATTTCGTCGTATATGGAGAAAGACCTCGCAGAAATGTTAGAAAATTTAGAGCCTTGCAATTATGATCAGGAGGAAATGCAAAGAATTTTGGAGATAGCTGCTCCGTATATAGAAGAACTGAATATTTCTTGTCTACAACCTTCAATGGATGATAAAACAG atcaCGTTCCATTTGACTTTATTCTATCCAATCTAACAGAATTGAATAAACTTCATGTGAGTTATATTGCGAAAAAAATTGGCACGAATTTCTACTTGGGCTGCTCAAGTATGTCTCCGAATGATGCAACGAATTTATGCCGAGGATTGCAAAAAACTTATGACTTATTAGAATTTTG TTTACACAGCACAAAGTTGGATCTGCCCATGATCAAAGCATTTGCCAGAAGCTTGGATAAAGGATGTCCAAATCTGACATCATTGAACCTCACCAACTGCTGCGTAGGTGATAATGGATTCGTTGAATTTATACAAGTATTAAGCTCAGAATCATTTGTAAATTTGAAGCGGTTGATAttaacaaacaattttttct ctcaaaAAACTGCATTATATCTAAGTAAAATGATCAGAAATCGACGTATAGAGCACCTTGACATCAGTTTGAATCCGATTGGGTCAGAAGGTGCTGCCACAATATTTTCCGTTGTTCACAAGCTACCAATAAAGTTCTTGAATATCAGTGCTTGTTCGATCACAGAGACAATAGAGAAACTTCTCCTAAAATTACTTGTCGATAACAAAACACTTTTCCATTTCAACATATCCAATAACGAACTAGGAAAC GAGCTAGGAATGAATATATATCGCATAATTGGCTTCAATAAAGTCCTAAAATGCTTAGATCTGCGAAACACAAATATACAAACGAAGCTACGGAAGGATATTACAAGCGTATTATTCCAAAACAAAGACAGGTTgtga